The Benincasa hispida cultivar B227 chromosome 9, ASM972705v1, whole genome shotgun sequence genome has a segment encoding these proteins:
- the LOC120086671 gene encoding uncharacterized protein LOC120086671, whose protein sequence is MFNSQIAYWKYSARHSMGTSRISTALLDLKIHSAATSLRVDERDASSIGTLPFINLRKWTSSEGGDCLGEEKCNDKLQRESNSPQLRQRNISELSDNLKKSSLKKEDALIIDDQVRKEQSRTLSTFGTLVSPKLRSAQLSFENALEIIMRIANKRTAMLSSDQVKIGLEETSSFKQAKEELKDTKA, encoded by the exons atgttcaatagcCAAATAGCATATTGGAAATATAGCGCCAGACATTCTATGGGTACCTCTCGAATAAGCACTGCATTACTGGACTTGAAAATCCATTCTGCTGCTACATCACTGCGGGTGGACGAACGCGATG CCAGCTCTATAGGAACGCTACCATTCATTAACTTGCGGAAATGGACATCCTCTGAAGGTGGAGACTGTTTAGGGGAAGAAAAATGCAATGACAAATTGCAAAGGGAATCTAATAGTCCGCAGCTACGGCAAAGGAACATTTCTGAGCTTTCTG ATAAtctgaagaagagttctttaaaGAAAGAAGATGCTCTCATCATTGATGATCAG GTACGAAAGGAACAGTCACGAACACTTTCAACGTTTGGAACTCTAGTTTCCCCCAAGCTCCGATCAGCTCAACTTTCATTTGAAAATG CACTTGAAATTATAATGAGAATTGCAAACAAGCGCACCGCAATGCTATCCTCTGATCAAGTCAAGATAGGATTGGAAGAGACATCTTCCTTCAAGCAAGCCAAGGAAGAACTAAAAGATACCAAAGCATGA